In Rosa chinensis cultivar Old Blush chromosome 1, RchiOBHm-V2, whole genome shotgun sequence, a genomic segment contains:
- the LOC112171761 gene encoding uncharacterized protein LOC112171761 translates to MLQSTTVGKNKKRKSIKASQPHPQTRLQSQAQSEHAFVTPTRGQIEIFGEAGQNVSYAQARKTRGITQGLGTQALINACKQRIPIRTNGEHKLPQNVRANIKFRSEIGIQTRQNAPLMVKRWKEVSASDKEKITKALAIKFDFDGTDLVVRKFIEAHMSKSYSLWRSRLNKHYKQHAYDPEYARAHPPIKLFYNREMAEWEWLCDELFTDEDYQKRCKINSANRNKQEYGHLESSPPYPKHIAAAQETPVESTKRDSEYDDDEDNVDDNGNEDDDYNDVDYNVDDDYVGYNDRVDVNDEDDADDNVGRNLEVEVDNVEERGNQSVSTNTEKSSGKRKLSSFTNVHGESSKKRHEIAEQRFTDSAPLRGNDEVQSVSKEVSDEEYLMQCFGILNKMDEIDDDSYSKALKLFRGDATWRKLFVGMPEKRRKNFILNLFCT, encoded by the exons ATGTTGCAATCAACAACAGTGGGCAAGAACAAGAAGAGGAAGTCAATAAAGGCAAGCCAGCCACACCCACAAACACGTCTGCAATCACAAGCACAGTCAGAACATGCATTCGTCACCCCAACTAGGGGGCAAATAGAAATTTTTG GTGAAGCAGGTCAGAATGTTTCTTATGCACAGGCCAGGAAAACCCGTGGCATTACACAGGGGTTGGGAACTCAAGCTCTGATCAATGCTTGCAAGCAGAGGATTCCAATCCGTACGAATGGTGAGCACAAGCTCCCCCAGAATGTTCGAGCCAATATTAAGTTTAGGTCAGAGATAGGGATACAAACGCGTCAGAATGCTCCACTTATGGTCAAGCGCTGGAAAGAAGTCTCTGCTTCGGATAAGGAAAAAATCACCAAGGCCTTGGCG attaaatttgattttgatggtACGGACCTGGTTGTAAGGAAATTTATTGAGGCTCATATGTCCAAGTCGTACTCACTATGGAGGAGCAGGCTGAACAAACATTACAAGCAGCATGCTTATGACCCTGAATATGCACGGGCACACCCTCCCATAAAGCTGTTTTATAATAGAGAAATGGCTGAATGGGAGTGGTTGTGTGATGAATTATTCACAGATGAGGACTATCAG AAACGTTGCAAGATAAACTCTGCTAACCGGAATAAGCAAGAGTACGGTCATCTTGAGAGTTCACCACCCTACCCGAAACATATAGCAGCTGCACAAGAG ACGCCAGTAGAATCGACAAAAAGGGATTCTGagtatgatgatgatgaggataaTGTTGATGATAATGGTAATGAGGATGATGATTATAATGATGTTGATTATAATGTTGATGATGATTATGTTGGTTATAATGATCGTGTTGATGTTAATGATGAGGATGATGCTGATGATAATGTTGGAAGAAACCTAGAAGTTGAGGTTGATAATGTTGAAGAGCGTGGAAATCAAAGTGTATCCACTAATACTGAGAAAAGTAGTGGAAAGAGAAAGCTCTCATCCTTTACCAATGTGCATGGTGAGAGTTCAAAGAAGAGACATGAAATAGCTGAGCAAAGATTTACCGATTCTGCACCTCTGCGTGGTAATGATGAGGTTCAATCAGTTTCTAAGGAGGTTAGCGATGAAGAATACTTGATGCAATGTTTTGGAATTTTGAACAAGATGGACGAAATTGATGATGACAGTTACTCAAAAGCCTTGAAGCTCTTCCGCGGTGATGCTACTTGGAGAAAGCTGTTTGTGGGAATGCCTGAGAAGAGGAGAAAGAACTTTATCCTCAATCTTTTCTGTACATGA
- the LOC112181773 gene encoding disease resistance protein RUN1-like produces MASPNDGYCRYHVFLSFRGEDTRKTFTDHLYTAFVDQGFRTFRDDDELERGEDINPGLEKAIQRSRSSVIVFSKDYASSRWCLNELLMILERKRTSSDYVVLPVFYNVDPSQVRKQTGSFAEAFARHQENEPSNKVKEWRAALTKVADLGGKVLKNQDDGYESKFIKGVVKEMGNKLSRTPLSVGFNLIGIHSRANKINLWIQDGSTDVGILVIFGMSGIGKTTIAKYVYNLNFREFEGSSFIENIRETSEQTNGLVQLQKQLLSDILNGREVKVHNASQGKIKIEDAISCKRVLLVLDDVDHIDQFDALLTMRERFYPGSKIVITTRRARLLMARGVTMVHSVRALKYNESLKLFSWHAFRQDHPIEGYEKHTEKFVRHGAGLPLALQVLGSSLFGESIVLMSKIVWESALKKLEAIPNSEIMNKLKMSYDVLDKHDQEVFLHIACCFIGNDKDYTVGILDGCNLYTTVAITNLIDRCLVTIGPTNKVVMHDMIRDMGREIVRLEAEEPRKRSRLWHYKDSFKVLREKNGTKTIESLELNMQRHLEVTNSRYPNEIVLETNAFATMHKLKLLRLSRVNLTGSFEKFPTGLRLLCWIAFPLDSIPVDFHLENLVVLEMQYSSLRQILSGTKCFPSLKTLDLSHSHTLIATLDFSLCPNLEKLMLIDCKGLIDVHESIGILDRLVYLNMKDCKTLSMLPKNIGKLKLLDTLIVSGCSNLSNSSIEMIRSMESLKVLELDRIPISQLFTLCGKVKSGSYLPGSLLSLSLSGCNLSDDAFPVDFTSLFSLRSLNLSDNPITGLPNCVKGLTSLDELSFYNCLSLESLVELPKVGFKLNVSGCEALVRITYQSKSCAQFPRLGGKNYSLVEWEYEYKLEPIGKVDVELLKLLGLSNLDFECRPTIRLCAKYTGYDIIHHGGIQGLHEYGCTNSYFRGNARKIDMFSTFLPGNEVPGQFSHRTKGSSSISLTVPLPSAHDLRIRGFNIFIVYAISDNDDERYSSFTDQGSITIKVINESDDSNWHYEPIYHGIPGKGEDMIWLTHWNMENQVKGRDQVAVSLSVKHARFRYQVKEWGIQVVQEKQEGKMCTDHYTTNPICFPCATGGDLLTSDEPLRGTYLLSYEPDSTVDKDKKGDDEEEAVGDPIPASAMGDGSNNSDRGLRKWKVLIIAAIILAAAISAAHHFEDSALDTNLAETVTNADNEEEQRDEDDKLATATNTDGSNNRARDPRKWKVLIIAAVMLILCLSVRWFFFFSARDRYMESNILVPT; encoded by the exons ATGGCTTCTCCTAATGATGGATATTGTAGGtatcatgtgttcttgagttTCAGAGGCGAAGACACGCGTAAGACTTTCACTGACCACCTCTACACAGCCTTTGTCGACCAAGGCTTTCGCACTTTCCGAGATGACGATGAACTCGAGAGAGGGGAGGATATCAACCCGGGACTTGAGAAAGCCATTCAACGGTCAAGAAGTTCTGTTATTGTCTTCTCGAAAGATTACGCATCTTCAAGATGGTGCCTTAATGAGCTTTTGATGATCCTTGAGCGCAAGAGGACCTCCTCCGATTATGTTGTTTTACCTGTTTTCTACAACGTGGATCCATCCCAAGTGAGGAAACAGACTGGCAGTTTTGCGGAGGCATTTGCCAGACATCAAGAAAATGAACCGTCGAACAAGGTGAAAGAATGGAGGGCTGCACTTACAAAAGTTGCAGATCTAGGAGGGAAGGTCTTGAAGAACCAAGATGATGG GTACGAGTCAAAGTTTATAAAAGGTGTTGTTAAAGAGATGGGAAACAAGCTTAGTCGTACACCATTGAGTGTTGGCTTCAACCTGATTGGAATCCATTCTCGAGCTAACAAAATTAATCTATGGATACAAGATGGATCAACTGATGTTGGTATCCTTGTAATTTTTGGGATGTCAGGAATAGGGAAGACAACAATCGCAAAATATGTCTATAATTTGAACTTCAGAGAATTTGAAGGAAGCAGTTTCATTGAAAATATTAGAGAAACTTCAGAACAAACCAATGGCCTAGTTCAACTACAAAAACAGCTCCTTTCTGATATTTTAAATGGAAGAGAAGTGAAAGTACATAATGCTAGCCAGGGAAAAATTAAGATTGAGGATGCCATAAGCTGTAAAAGAGTTCTTCTTGTTCTCGATGACGTGGATCATATCGACCAATTTGATGCGTTACTTACAATGCGAGAGCGATTTTATCCGGGAAGTAAAATTGTCATAACAACTAGGCGAGCAAGGCTGTTAATGGCACGGGGAGTTACTATGGTGCATTCTGTTCGAGCTTTGAAATACAATGAATCATTGAAGCTCTTCAGTTGGCATGCTTTTCGACAAGATCATCCAATTGAAGGTTACGAGAAACATACTGAAAAGTTTGTACGCCATGGCGCAGGGCTTCCATTAGCTCTTCAAGTTTTAGGTTCTTCTCTATTTGGGGAAAGTatagtgttaatgtctaaaa TTGTATGGGAAAGTGCATTGAAGAAACTAGAAGCTATTCCCAATAGTGAAATCATGAATAAACTCAAAATGAGTTATGATGTACTCGATAAACATGATCAGGAAGTGTTCCTCCACATTGCTTGTTGCTTCATTGGAAATGACAAGGATTACACTGTTGGAATACTAGATGGATGTAATTTGTACACTACTGTTGCCATTACGAATCTCATTGATAGATGCCTAGTAACAATTGGCCCCACGAACAAGGTGGTGATGCATGACATGATTCGTGATATGGGAAGAGAAATTGTTCGCCTAGAAGCAGAGGAGCCTCGGAAACGTAGTAGATTATGGCATTACAAGGACTCCTTCAAAGTACTGAGAGAAAAGAAT GGTACAAAAACTATTGAAAGTCTTGAATTAAACATGCAAAGGCATCTTGAAGTCACTAACTCAAGATATCCCAACGAGATTGTCTTGGAAACCAATGCATTTGCAACGATGCACAAACTAAAACTACTCCGGTTAAGTCGTGTAAATCTCACTGGAAGCTTTGAAAAATTTCCGACTGGATTGAGATTGTTGTGTTGGATTGCATTTCCTTTGGATTCTATACCGGTTGATTTTCATTTGGAGAACCTGGTTGTTCTTGAAATGCAGTACAGCAGCTTGAGACAAATATTGAGTGGAACAAAG TGTTTTCCATCCTTGAAGACGCTTGATCTCAGCCATTCCCATACCCTTATTGCTACCCTTGACTTTTCTCTTTGTCCCAATTTAGAGAAACTCATGCTTATAGATTGTAAAGGCTTGATTGATGTCCATGAGTCCATTGGAATTCTAGACAGACTTGTTTACTTGAACATGAAAGATTGCAAAACTCTTAGCATGCTTCCAAAGAATATTGGTAAGCTAAAGCTACTTGACACACTTATTGTATCTGGTTGTTCAAATCTTAGCAACTCTTCAATAGAGATGATTAGGAGCATGGAGTCTCTGAAAGTGCTTGAACTAGATAGAATTCCAATAAGTCAATTATTCACTCTCTGTGGGAAGGTCAAGTCGGGGAGTTATTTACCAGGCTCTTTACTATCATTAAGTCTGAGTGGGTGCAATCTTTCTGATGATGCTTTTCCTGTGGATTTCACTAGCCTTTTCTCTCTGAGAAGTTTAAATCTAAGTGATAATCCAATAACTGGCCTACCCAATTGCGTCAAGGGTCTGACAAGTCTAGATGAACTCTCCTTTTACAACTGTTTGAGCCTCGAATCCCTTGTAGAGCTACCAAAAGTAGGTTTCAAGTTGAATGTATCCGGTTGCGAAGCATTGGTAAGAATAACATATCAGTCAAAATCCTGTGCCCAATTTCCACGCCTGGGTGGTAAGAACTACAGCCTAGTTGAGTGGGAATATGAATATAAGTTAGAACCCATTGGAAAAGTTGACGTAGAATTGCTCAAACTTTTGGGCTTGAGCAACTTGGACTTTGAATGCAGGCCAACCATTCGGTTGTGCGCAAAATATACTGGTTACGACATAATTCATCATGGTGGAATACAG GGACTGCATGAGTATGGTTGTACAAATTCTTACTTCCGAGGAAATGCAAGAAAGATAGACATGTTTAGTACATTTCTTCCCGGGAATGAGGTTCCAGGCCAATTCAGCCATAGAACTAAAGGCTCTTCCTCAATATCATTAACTGTGCCTTTGCCTTCAGCTCATGATCTGAGAATCCGAGGCTTTAACATCTTCATTGTCTATGCAATTTCAGACAATGACGATGAAAGATATTCTTCATTTACTGACCAGGGTTCAATAACTATCAAAGTCATAAATGAGAGCGACGACAGCAACTGGCATTATGAGCCAATATATCACGGTATTCCGGGTAAGGGAGAAGACATGATATGGTTAACCCATTGGAATATGGAGAATCAAGTAAAAGGTAGGGATCAAGTGGCTGTTTCACTCTCGGTAAAACATGCAAGGTTTCGGTATCAGGTAAAGGAGTGGGGGATCCAGGTTGTACAGGAGAAGCAAGAAGGTAAGATGTGTACCGACCACTACACCACAAATCCCATTTGTTTTCCATGTGCCACTGGTGGAGATTTGTTAACATCTGATGAGCCGTTGAGGGGAACATACTTGCTGTCCTATGAACCTGATTCAACGGTAGATAAAG ATAAAAAaggagatgatgaagaagaggcaGTGGGTGATCCTATTCCTGCATCAGCAATGGGGGATGGCAGCAACAACAGCGATCGGGGTCTCAGAAAGTGGAAGGTGCTCATCATTGCCGCTATCATCCTTGCTGCTGCCATCAGCGCTGCTCATCATTTTGAGGACTCTGCTCTAGACACAAATCTAGCTGAAACTGTCACTAATGCAG ACAATGAAGAAGAACAACGGGATGAAGATGACAAGCTTGCAACAGCGACCAATACTGACGGCAGTAACAACCGTGCGCGGGATCCCAGAAAGTGGAAGGTGCTCATCATTGCTGCTGTCATGTTAATTCTCTGTTTATCTGTTCGctggttcttctttttctccgcCAGAGACAGATACATGGAGTCCAATATTTTGGTTCCTAcatga